One genomic region from Balaenoptera acutorostrata chromosome 1, mBalAcu1.1, whole genome shotgun sequence encodes:
- the SYT11 gene encoding synaptotagmin-11 isoform X3 — protein MAEITNIRPSFDVSPVVAGLIGASVLVVCVSVTVFVWTCCHQQAEKKHKNPPYKFIHMLKGISIYPETLSNKKKIIKVRRDKDGPAREGGRGNLLVDAAEAGLLGQDKGPSSGSCIDQLPIKVDYGEELRSPIASLTPGESKTTSPSSPEEDVMLGSLTFSVDYNFPKKALVVTIQEAHGLPVMDDQTQGSDPYIKMTILPDKRHRVKTRVLRKTLDPVFDETFTFYGIPYSQLQDLVLHFLVLSFDRFSRDDVIGEVMVPLAGVDPSTGKVQLTRDIIKRNIQCISRGELQVSLSYQPVAQRMTVVVLKARHLPKMDITGLSGNPYVKVNVYYGRKRIAKKKTHVKKCTLNPVFNESFIYDIPTDLLPDISIEFLVIDFDRTTKNEVVGRLILGAHSVTVSGAEHWREVCESPRKPVAKWHSLSEY, from the exons ATGGCTGAGATCACCAATATCCGACCTAGCTTTG ATGTGTCACCAGTGGTCGCTGGCCTCATCGGCGCCTCTGTGCTGGTGGTGTGTGTCTCAGTGACCGTCTTTGTCTGGACATGCTGCCACCAGCAGGCAGAGAAGAAGCACAAGAACCCACCATACAAGTTTATTCATATGCTCAAAGGCATCAGTATATACCCAGAGACCCTCAGCAACAAGAAGAAAATCATCAAAGTGCGGAGAGACAAAGATGGCCCTGCGAGGGAAGGTGGACGTGGGAACCTGTTGGTGGACGCAGCAGAGGCTGGTCTGCTGGGCCAAGACAAGGGTCCTAGCTCTGGATCTTGTATAGACCAATTACCCATCAAAGTGGACTATGGGGAAGAACTGAGGAGCCCCATTGCGAGCCTGACCCCTGGGGAGAGCAAAACCACTTCTCCATCATCTCCAGAGGAGGATGTCATGCTAGGATCCCTCACCTTCTCAGTGGACTATAACTTCCCCAAAAAAGCCCTGGTGGTGACAATCCAGGAGGCTCATGGGCTGCCAGTGATGGATGACCAAACCCAGGGCTCTGACCCCTACATCAAAATGACCATCCTTCCCGACAAGCGGCATCGGGTGAAGACCAGAGTGCTACGGAAGACCCTGGACCCTGTGTTTGACGAGACCTTCACCTTCTATGGCATCCCATACAGCCAGCTGCAGGACCTGGTACTGCACTTCCTCGTCCTCAGCTTTGACCGCTTCTCCCGGGATGACGTCATTGGGGAGGTCATGGTGCCGTTGGCTGGAGTAGACCCCAGCACAGGCAAGGTACAGCTGACCAGGGACATCATCAAAAGGAACATCCAG TGCATTAGCAGAGGGGAGCTCCAGGTGTCTCTGTCATATCAGCCTGTGGCACAAAGAATGACAGTGGTGGTCCTCAAAGCCAGACACTTGCCGAAGATGGATATCACCGGTCTCTCAGGTA ATCCTTATGTCAAGGTGAACGTCTACTACGGCAGAAAGCGTATTGCCAAGAAGAAAACCCATGTGAAGAAGTGCACTTTGAACCCAGTCTTCAACGAGTCTTTCATCTACGACATCCCCACTGACCTCCTGCCCGACATCAGCATCGAGTTCCTTGTCATCGACTTCGATCGCACCACCAAGAACGAGGTGGTGGGGAGGCTGATCCTGGGGGCGCACAGTGTCACAGTCAGCGGTGCTGAACACTGGAGAGAGGTCTGCGAGAGCCCCCGCAAGCCTGTGGCCAAGTGGCACAGTCTGAGCGAGTACTAA
- the SYT11 gene encoding synaptotagmin-11 isoform X1 encodes MAEITNIRPSFDVSPVVAGLIGASVLVVCVSVTVFVWTCCHQQAEKKHKNPPYKFIHMLKGISIYPETLSNKKKIIKVRRDKDGPAREGGRGNLLVDAAEAGLLGQDKGPSSGSCIDQLPIKVDYGEELRSPIASLTPGESKTTSPSSPEEDVMLGSLTFSVDYNFPKKALVVTIQEAHGLPVMDDQTQGSDPYIKMTILPDKRHRVKTRVLRKTLDPVFDETFTFYGIPYSQLQDLVLHFLVLSFDRFSRDDVIGEVMVPLAGVDPSTGKVQLTRDIIKRNIQKCISRGELQVSLSYQPVAQRMTVVVLKARHLPKMDITGLSGNPYVKVNVYYGRKRIAKKKTHVKKCTLNPVFNESFIYDIPTDLLPDISIEFLVIDFDRTTKNEVVGRLILGAHSVTVSGAEHWREVCESPRKPVAKWHSLSEY; translated from the exons ATGGCTGAGATCACCAATATCCGACCTAGCTTTG ATGTGTCACCAGTGGTCGCTGGCCTCATCGGCGCCTCTGTGCTGGTGGTGTGTGTCTCAGTGACCGTCTTTGTCTGGACATGCTGCCACCAGCAGGCAGAGAAGAAGCACAAGAACCCACCATACAAGTTTATTCATATGCTCAAAGGCATCAGTATATACCCAGAGACCCTCAGCAACAAGAAGAAAATCATCAAAGTGCGGAGAGACAAAGATGGCCCTGCGAGGGAAGGTGGACGTGGGAACCTGTTGGTGGACGCAGCAGAGGCTGGTCTGCTGGGCCAAGACAAGGGTCCTAGCTCTGGATCTTGTATAGACCAATTACCCATCAAAGTGGACTATGGGGAAGAACTGAGGAGCCCCATTGCGAGCCTGACCCCTGGGGAGAGCAAAACCACTTCTCCATCATCTCCAGAGGAGGATGTCATGCTAGGATCCCTCACCTTCTCAGTGGACTATAACTTCCCCAAAAAAGCCCTGGTGGTGACAATCCAGGAGGCTCATGGGCTGCCAGTGATGGATGACCAAACCCAGGGCTCTGACCCCTACATCAAAATGACCATCCTTCCCGACAAGCGGCATCGGGTGAAGACCAGAGTGCTACGGAAGACCCTGGACCCTGTGTTTGACGAGACCTTCACCTTCTATGGCATCCCATACAGCCAGCTGCAGGACCTGGTACTGCACTTCCTCGTCCTCAGCTTTGACCGCTTCTCCCGGGATGACGTCATTGGGGAGGTCATGGTGCCGTTGGCTGGAGTAGACCCCAGCACAGGCAAGGTACAGCTGACCAGGGACATCATCAAAAGGAACATCCAG AAGTGCATTAGCAGAGGGGAGCTCCAGGTGTCTCTGTCATATCAGCCTGTGGCACAAAGAATGACAGTGGTGGTCCTCAAAGCCAGACACTTGCCGAAGATGGATATCACCGGTCTCTCAGGTA ATCCTTATGTCAAGGTGAACGTCTACTACGGCAGAAAGCGTATTGCCAAGAAGAAAACCCATGTGAAGAAGTGCACTTTGAACCCAGTCTTCAACGAGTCTTTCATCTACGACATCCCCACTGACCTCCTGCCCGACATCAGCATCGAGTTCCTTGTCATCGACTTCGATCGCACCACCAAGAACGAGGTGGTGGGGAGGCTGATCCTGGGGGCGCACAGTGTCACAGTCAGCGGTGCTGAACACTGGAGAGAGGTCTGCGAGAGCCCCCGCAAGCCTGTGGCCAAGTGGCACAGTCTGAGCGAGTACTAA
- the SYT11 gene encoding synaptotagmin-11 isoform X2, whose product MAEITNIRPSFDVSPVVAGLIGASVLVVCVSVTVFVWTCCHQQAEKKHKNPPYKFIHMLKGISIYPETLSNKKKIIKVRRDKDGPAREGGRGNLLVDAAEAGLLGQDKGPSSGSCIDQLPIKVDYGEELRSPIASLTPGESKTTSPSSPEEDVMLGSLTFSVDYNFPKKALVVTIQEAHGLPVMDDQTQGSDPYIKMTILPDKRHRVKTRVLRKTLDPVFDETFTFYGIPYSQLQDLVLHFLVLSFDRFSRDDVIGEVMVPLAGVDPSTGKVQLTRDIIKRNIQKCISRGELQVSLSYQPVAQRMTVVVLKARHLPKMDITGLSDPYVKVNVYYGRKRIAKKKTHVKKCTLNPVFNESFIYDIPTDLLPDISIEFLVIDFDRTTKNEVVGRLILGAHSVTVSGAEHWREVCESPRKPVAKWHSLSEY is encoded by the exons ATGGCTGAGATCACCAATATCCGACCTAGCTTTG ATGTGTCACCAGTGGTCGCTGGCCTCATCGGCGCCTCTGTGCTGGTGGTGTGTGTCTCAGTGACCGTCTTTGTCTGGACATGCTGCCACCAGCAGGCAGAGAAGAAGCACAAGAACCCACCATACAAGTTTATTCATATGCTCAAAGGCATCAGTATATACCCAGAGACCCTCAGCAACAAGAAGAAAATCATCAAAGTGCGGAGAGACAAAGATGGCCCTGCGAGGGAAGGTGGACGTGGGAACCTGTTGGTGGACGCAGCAGAGGCTGGTCTGCTGGGCCAAGACAAGGGTCCTAGCTCTGGATCTTGTATAGACCAATTACCCATCAAAGTGGACTATGGGGAAGAACTGAGGAGCCCCATTGCGAGCCTGACCCCTGGGGAGAGCAAAACCACTTCTCCATCATCTCCAGAGGAGGATGTCATGCTAGGATCCCTCACCTTCTCAGTGGACTATAACTTCCCCAAAAAAGCCCTGGTGGTGACAATCCAGGAGGCTCATGGGCTGCCAGTGATGGATGACCAAACCCAGGGCTCTGACCCCTACATCAAAATGACCATCCTTCCCGACAAGCGGCATCGGGTGAAGACCAGAGTGCTACGGAAGACCCTGGACCCTGTGTTTGACGAGACCTTCACCTTCTATGGCATCCCATACAGCCAGCTGCAGGACCTGGTACTGCACTTCCTCGTCCTCAGCTTTGACCGCTTCTCCCGGGATGACGTCATTGGGGAGGTCATGGTGCCGTTGGCTGGAGTAGACCCCAGCACAGGCAAGGTACAGCTGACCAGGGACATCATCAAAAGGAACATCCAG AAGTGCATTAGCAGAGGGGAGCTCCAGGTGTCTCTGTCATATCAGCCTGTGGCACAAAGAATGACAGTGGTGGTCCTCAAAGCCAGACACTTGCCGAAGATGGATATCACCGGTCTCTCAG ATCCTTATGTCAAGGTGAACGTCTACTACGGCAGAAAGCGTATTGCCAAGAAGAAAACCCATGTGAAGAAGTGCACTTTGAACCCAGTCTTCAACGAGTCTTTCATCTACGACATCCCCACTGACCTCCTGCCCGACATCAGCATCGAGTTCCTTGTCATCGACTTCGATCGCACCACCAAGAACGAGGTGGTGGGGAGGCTGATCCTGGGGGCGCACAGTGTCACAGTCAGCGGTGCTGAACACTGGAGAGAGGTCTGCGAGAGCCCCCGCAAGCCTGTGGCCAAGTGGCACAGTCTGAGCGAGTACTAA